A stretch of Paenibacillus sp. URB8-2 DNA encodes these proteins:
- a CDS encoding S-layer homology domain-containing protein produces the protein MKNTAFTLIVFIIVALLTPTFPQAEAASPILFSDISPKHWAHQEISRLKEQQLIGGYDDGTFRPDNPITRAEAVKIIVQASGIGVDSNGDDPQAISDVSSEYWAYPYIKAAKKSNLITGYADGTFRPGETLTRADSAVLIARAFNLDSQGANAAAHVSDIDNHWAASSISRLVTNGIAAGDENGKFQPSKMVTRSEFAALLGRTLYQDLRIGAAGSPDESAPPPVSPSASPEGVPASEPAAAGLMAAIGGGGGAGGGGGGGGAAPPVAPAPSPSPLPTPLPSASADPAAAAPAPEPTPTPAPEPAPAPGMTPAPEPTPAPSEAPVLQEVSGLKSLSGKTGLSFTWFNPAYPDFKAVNIYKEGSLKAATTDTFYQETGLLPGTTHHYVLKTVNMTGMESAGTELSVTTAPASLPSPPAGLSASASDGAVLLNWTENGESSIIGYNVYRDGTKSNTATVTGDTYMLNGLKNGQSYSLYVTAVNDAQIESGPSIPISATPQAADDSAPEEISGLTAVDDGTSVTLTWNNPASPNFNRVDIYLGGVLIGSSSDGRYKAEGLSGETEYSFTLKTVYTVVKTSNGIGLSIRTKDIVPPATPAQVSAAGGPSKVSISWAAGTESDLAGYNIYVGGQKVNAEPLLQNFYEAKGLDFGVAYTVQLEAVDTSGNRSPLSAPVSASPTHYLIELARWGIYNDGTHPVETVKGINNALIWARQKGITATTLPPGTYLIDKNSRIAMVGDMLFDLPMDAVLQKETNGKERYDVMYVGYGANNVTLRGGTYIGDKQTHDYSQRDPYNTGTHEGGYGIFVEGAKNTTIDGVKAMYFTGDGLVLGGFGTMFKDLYAASFVSGGIGASGQPIGDSTKVRTKDGIYFNNAIFKTERTFEISNIANLPSNFTVYFYRTDGSFIKSQPALAREIMTIPDGAAYFHLVFIKASSTGAYLEAWNRTVTQNPVVKNSEFAYNRRQGITVGGADNALIMNNILHDIKGIAPQSGIDVEGGYGENGNLNTNIFIKNNEFYNNAVYDVILYDGHDATVEGNHLASKGTIGLAVSETFKNAKVVNNHFDATRIIAYHDASFLGNRMNDSGTFFQGPNIVIDGMEITNGKLSVSAKNPKGVKVSNVNIQITKKVDAGFAVSGEPIEVSNVTVTGEAAFASFNGNPKPGSAFNNIKVLGFNSAQGMTLPQGMYTNSIFEAADGSRFGSTIVASGVYSFDNCTFASNATGNNALIASHANLDLKITNSKFNVKGDASAITVETANRVVLENNTVTAMKLARTSVELIKINDYWKRNDPADVFNVSIISNTVTSNIAAVGISTIYAGTNAPPYTVKNNILNKAVLALKSNDVQSGNIQQ, from the coding sequence CCAATGGGGATGATCCGCAGGCTATTTCCGATGTGTCGTCGGAATATTGGGCTTATCCCTATATTAAAGCCGCGAAGAAGTCCAATCTGATTACCGGTTATGCGGACGGCACGTTCCGCCCCGGCGAGACGCTTACCCGGGCCGACAGCGCCGTGCTCATCGCGCGCGCCTTCAATCTGGACAGCCAGGGCGCGAATGCCGCAGCCCATGTTTCCGACATCGACAACCACTGGGCCGCTTCGTCCATTTCCAGGCTGGTAACGAACGGCATCGCGGCCGGAGACGAGAACGGCAAGTTTCAGCCGTCCAAAATGGTGACTCGCTCCGAATTCGCCGCCCTGCTCGGCAGAACGCTCTACCAGGATCTGCGGATCGGCGCCGCCGGATCGCCCGACGAATCGGCGCCGCCGCCAGTCAGCCCATCCGCTTCGCCGGAAGGCGTTCCCGCGAGCGAACCGGCCGCCGCGGGTTTGATGGCTGCCATCGGCGGTGGTGGCGGAGCCGGCGGCGGTGGTGGCGGGGGCGGTGCGGCCCCTCCGGTTGCTCCGGCTCCATCGCCTTCGCCTTTGCCAACGCCGCTTCCTTCCGCCTCTGCCGATCCGGCTGCGGCGGCTCCGGCACCCGAGCCTACTCCCACTCCGGCTCCTGAGCCGGCTCCGGCGCCCGGCATGACGCCCGCTCCAGAGCCGACTCCCGCTCCGAGCGAAGCGCCTGTGCTGCAGGAAGTTTCCGGCTTGAAGTCGCTCAGCGGTAAAACAGGCTTGTCATTTACCTGGTTCAACCCGGCGTATCCCGATTTTAAAGCCGTTAACATTTATAAAGAAGGAAGCCTGAAGGCAGCGACAACCGATACGTTCTATCAGGAAACCGGTCTGCTTCCCGGCACAACCCACCACTATGTATTGAAGACCGTAAACATGACCGGCATGGAGTCCGCAGGCACTGAGTTAAGCGTGACGACAGCGCCTGCCAGTCTTCCGTCTCCTCCGGCCGGACTGTCCGCTTCCGCTTCGGACGGAGCCGTACTGCTAAATTGGACGGAGAACGGCGAGAGCTCCATTATTGGCTACAATGTCTATCGGGACGGCACTAAGAGCAATACCGCTACGGTAACCGGAGACACCTATATGCTGAACGGACTGAAGAACGGCCAAAGCTACAGTCTGTATGTGACCGCTGTAAATGACGCCCAGATTGAATCGGGGCCTTCAATCCCGATATCCGCTACACCGCAAGCCGCGGATGACTCGGCTCCCGAGGAAATCAGCGGGTTGACTGCTGTGGACGACGGCACATCCGTAACGCTGACCTGGAACAATCCCGCCTCCCCCAATTTTAACCGGGTGGATATTTACCTGGGCGGCGTTCTGATCGGTTCTTCATCAGACGGCAGATACAAAGCGGAAGGACTCTCCGGGGAAACAGAATATTCTTTCACACTCAAAACAGTTTATACGGTTGTGAAGACTTCAAACGGCATCGGCCTTTCCATCCGGACGAAGGACATTGTACCGCCGGCTACCCCCGCGCAGGTATCGGCCGCGGGCGGTCCAAGCAAAGTTTCCATCTCCTGGGCGGCCGGTACGGAAAGCGATTTGGCCGGCTACAATATTTATGTGGGCGGACAAAAAGTGAATGCCGAGCCTCTCTTGCAGAACTTTTACGAGGCTAAAGGGCTGGATTTCGGCGTGGCGTACACCGTTCAGTTGGAAGCCGTAGACACCAGCGGAAACCGCTCGCCCCTGAGCGCTCCCGTGTCGGCATCGCCGACGCACTATCTGATTGAGCTGGCGCGGTGGGGCATCTATAACGACGGCACACACCCGGTGGAGACCGTCAAGGGCATTAACAATGCCTTGATCTGGGCCCGCCAGAAAGGCATCACGGCAACAACGCTTCCGCCTGGAACCTATCTCATCGACAAGAACAGCCGGATCGCCATGGTCGGCGATATGCTGTTCGATCTGCCGATGGATGCCGTCCTTCAGAAGGAAACCAACGGCAAAGAACGATACGATGTCATGTATGTCGGGTACGGCGCCAACAATGTAACGCTTCGCGGCGGAACGTATATTGGCGACAAGCAGACCCATGACTATTCCCAGCGGGACCCTTATAATACGGGCACCCACGAAGGCGGATACGGCATTTTCGTTGAAGGCGCGAAGAATACAACGATAGATGGCGTCAAAGCGATGTATTTCACCGGCGACGGGCTGGTGCTTGGCGGCTTTGGCACCATGTTTAAGGATCTGTACGCCGCCAGCTTCGTCTCCGGCGGAATCGGAGCAAGCGGCCAGCCGATCGGCGACAGCACAAAGGTTCGGACAAAAGACGGCATTTATTTTAACAACGCCATCTTCAAGACGGAGCGGACCTTTGAAATTTCCAATATAGCCAATCTGCCCAGCAACTTTACCGTGTATTTCTATCGTACGGACGGGTCCTTCATCAAGAGTCAACCGGCTTTGGCGAGAGAAATCATGACGATACCGGACGGCGCGGCTTACTTCCATCTGGTATTTATTAAAGCCTCGTCAACCGGCGCCTATCTGGAGGCTTGGAACCGGACCGTCACCCAGAATCCGGTCGTTAAAAATTCCGAGTTCGCTTATAACCGCCGCCAGGGTATTACGGTGGGTGGCGCCGACAATGCGCTGATCATGAACAACATCCTGCACGACATCAAAGGAATCGCGCCGCAGTCGGGCATTGATGTGGAAGGCGGATACGGCGAGAACGGAAACCTGAACACCAACATTTTTATTAAAAACAATGAATTCTACAATAATGCGGTTTATGACGTCATCCTGTATGACGGGCATGACGCGACCGTTGAGGGCAACCATCTCGCTTCGAAGGGCACCATCGGACTTGCGGTATCCGAGACGTTCAAAAATGCAAAGGTCGTAAACAATCACTTTGATGCTACCCGGATTATCGCCTATCATGATGCATCCTTCCTGGGTAACCGGATGAATGATTCCGGCACCTTCTTCCAAGGGCCCAATATTGTCATCGACGGTATGGAGATCACCAACGGCAAACTGTCCGTCAGCGCCAAGAATCCGAAAGGTGTCAAAGTCTCCAATGTGAATATTCAGATTACAAAGAAAGTGGATGCGGGCTTTGCAGTAAGCGGAGAACCCATTGAGGTTTCCAATGTTACAGTAACAGGAGAGGCGGCGTTCGCCAGCTTCAACGGCAATCCCAAACCGGGATCGGCATTCAATAATATCAAGGTGCTCGGATTCAACTCTGCCCAAGGCATGACTTTACCGCAGGGCATGTACACGAACTCTATATTTGAAGCGGCGGACGGCAGCCGGTTCGGGTCAACGATTGTCGCTAGTGGCGTATACAGCTTCGATAATTGCACTTTTGCCTCCAACGCTACCGGCAACAATGCCCTTATCGCAAGCCATGCCAATCTGGATCTGAAGATCACGAACTCCAAGTTCAACGTCAAGGGTGATGCTTCGGCCATTACGGTTGAAACGGCTAATCGAGTCGTTCTCGAAAATAATACGGTGACGGCCATGAAGCTTGCGCGGACTTCGGTAGAGCTGATCAAAATCAACGACTACTGGAAACGAAATGATCCTGCCGATGTATTCAACGTATCGATTATCAGCAATACCGTCACTTCCAATATCGCCGCTGTAGGCATTTCCACGATCTATGCGGGTACAAATGCGCCGCCCTATACAGTTAAGAACAATATCCTTAATAAGGCCGTGCTGGCTCTTAAGAGCAATGATGTTCAGAGCGGAAATATCCAGCAATAA